Proteins encoded in a region of the Rutidosis leptorrhynchoides isolate AG116_Rl617_1_P2 chromosome 9, CSIRO_AGI_Rlap_v1, whole genome shotgun sequence genome:
- the LOC139867118 gene encoding ribulose bisphosphate carboxylase small subunit, chloroplastic-like — MASISSSAIATVTKTASAQASLAAPFTGLKANNFPVTKKSDDLSNLPTNGGRVQCMKVWPPLGLKKFETLSYLPPLSNEALAKEVDYLLRNKWVPCLEFELEHGFVYREHGNTPEYYDGRYWTMWKLPMFGCTDSAQVLAEVAECKKEYPQAFIRVIGFDNVRQVQCISFIVSKPAGY, encoded by the exons ATGGCCTCCATCTCCTCCTCAGCAATTGCAACCGTCACCAAGACCGCCTCCGCTCAAGCGAGCTTGGCTGCTCCATTCACCGGCCTTAAGGCCAACAACTTCCCCGTTACCAAGAAGTCAGACGACTTATCAAACCTTCCCACCAACGGCGGAAGAGTGCAATGCatgaag GTGTGGCCACCATTGGGTTTGAAGAAGTTCGAGACCCTTTCATATCTACCACCTCTATCTAATGAAGCTTTAGCTAAGGAAGTCGACTACTTGCTCCGTAACAAATGGGTTCCCTGTTTGGAATTCGAGTTGGAG CACGGTTTCGTGTACCGTGAGCATGGTAACACCCCCGAATACTATGACGGAAGATATTGGACAATGTGGAAGTTGCCTATGTTCGGATGCACCGACTCTGCCCAAGTGTTGGCTGAGGTTGCTGAGTGCAAGAAGGAGTACCCCCAGGCCTTCATCCGTGTTATCGGATTCGACAACGTTCGTCAAGTGCAATGCATCAGTTTCATCGTCTCCAAACCAGCCGGCTACTAA